A window of Nymphalis io chromosome 18, ilAglIoxx1.1, whole genome shotgun sequence genomic DNA:
gctaggaatgtagtattccattcctaacatgatctcatcagcaacagcagcggcactagctgtcgggtcattcccactgaagcaacgttccttccaagggactgacgcatagtaatcgcgcatcgGTATGCGGTTGGGACGgttcccaatctgccgacttatagtgccaaacgcgatgtttgcataccgctgatggcggtaGCTTGGCCtctggcactttggtagatataaggccgtgatccgaagaaccgagtggagcttgaaccacaacctgatattccaccgggtgagaagtcagcagaagatccagtagagaaagcgcttgcccatcaatgtctgggatcctggtgggctgatcaaccagttgggtcaagtcgtgtgtgagagcaaaagcatgagcagttcttccagcatggtcagttttgagggatttcaaccatgattcatggtgagcattaaaatcccccaaaaacaccaataccgcgttaggaaactgctcttgcgcagcatctgccacccgactaagatggtcaaataatcggcttgtctccaagtcaccattgtgggatctgtagaggcacacgtagactcgactctgactaACCAGGCCCACAcataccaccaacatggagaaggaggggtcctctaagcagcgcagtcggtgacagcaaacatccatcctgacgaacaagcatactccggctttcgctttgaaggattcttcaagcgtgtagccggaataattaaggtagctggtatcggcagggcggagtatttgcgtctccgtgagaaacaacattgctggccgtgctgtctcgagatgttggtagacagcgttgaggttattgtggagtccacggatgttagagaactcgacctcaaataacgagggtatggtgggggggTGCAACGCTGTatgaccgttatttctgttttgttgcgctaccatttgggaaaaaaaatggaaaagagacgtgaagcgagcgacgtattgccacgatagggatgggcaaagtgtggaggcgtgtttccccaagtggtggccaaaaggaaaaatacactgacccgccggacggaagggcccccggcggccacttccgggggggtccccggaagtggccgccgggaccccaccttccggtcactaACCGGCACGAcagtccaccccgagattatgcatGGCCTGGTGGCGCAGCCTctcgagctggttaggcacgctcgggcccctgtactatgccacgggcggccagcggaacagccgtttcttcgggtctccctgtccggcaggtcaatacagtttcccccggcattggttcaacagccgtctccattggaccaacacccatcgcggcaatactcgctcgggctctagctgtacgctggctgacctcgaaacgcggctgcaagccacttcacgagtttatcaccatgcgtacggtggtaacaagccaggcggattttaacatcctaccaccaaatgagcagatggtcgctcagatatcccttagtcgcctcttacgacacccatggaaacgagaggggcagtgaaatgaaTTCTTTCTCAGTCACTACACGGATAGATTTATTATTCGTTATCTGTATAGTTCTAAGGTATAGATATATTTCGAGtaaaaaatgcatataaaacaaaaaaaaactgattgaaattttaaaattactaagcTAATGCACagccttaataaaattaaaagtttgaataaaaactttttatttaacttatttaattgaaatataattttattcgtatttCGAACTATTTTACTCGTCgtcattttaatatgtttttgtggCAGAATCCATTAAGAATTAATAACAGATTGACTTCTAATTCGGACTTAAAAATAAGGTATTCCGTGGAATTTTATAATTGGTTGGAGTCATTTTTTAGTGAGGTTACATACGTAGCGTGCTGTGATCGAAAAAATAATGAGGGTCTGGGCAGCGTAGTACCAATTATTACCAAGAGTTtctaatacttaaaaaaatacccgATCGCGtacacggttttttttttataaataataattaaagctaaGCGAAGCTCGGTCGCcaaaatatgataatgaatACAAACGCTActatttttttcgtattatttttatctcgaCAGCGTCAAAATTCGCCATAAATCggctgtcaacatttcacgagtaagTAATATAGCAACTCAGGTCTTATTTTGaggtacttatttaaaaattcttattttacgcATTGGGTTTCCAGATGTTCGACGACAGAATTGAAAAATTCTTTGGCCACTTATTCAGAGAAACTCGTAAAAATCGTTCCACTGAGACAACTTTAAAGAAAGACTTTGTCGATCTTATTCTGGGCTGGGAAAAGCAACAATACATAACCGGAGACAGTTTTAGCAATAACCAAACGAATGACAAgaagatataaataattgaagtgAATGAAGACTTACTTGTAGCACAATGCACTTTATTCTTCGCGGCTGGATTCGAAACAACATCGTCCACAATAAATTACCTTCTGTATGAACtggcaaaaaataaacaagcccAAGAACGACTCATAGAAGAAGTGGATGCATACTTTAAAAAACATGGTGATATTAAGTACGAATGTATAACTGAGTTGCCATATATTGAAGCATGTATTGAAGAAGCACTTCGTCTTTACCCGGTGTTACCTGTCATCACCAGAGAAGTGATGAATAGCTACACGCTGCCAACTGGGCTGCGCCTTCAGAAAGGTGATCGCGTACATATACCTATTGATTACATCCATCGGCAACCGGAGAACTTCCCGGATCCTACGGTATACCGTCCCGAACGATTCTTTGGTGATGAGAAGAAGAAAATCAAACCATACACCTACATGCCATTCGGTGAAGGTCCAAGAGTTTGTATTGgtaaatattaaacgttttttatttcgacttatcttaataaaagatatatttaacaatatttcttttcattttatataaggtcattatatcaaatatttatttttatttttcttccaGGTGCTCGTTTTGCAAGAATGGTTATGTACGCTGGGCTCTTGACTATATTCAGGAAGTATAGGACTGAGCTTGGAGATAACATGCCCGATACTTTGGAATTTAAGCCAGTGTCTCCTGTACTCCAAGctacaataaatatgtatgtcaaATTCATTCCTCGTGAAATTTGATCAAGCAATCAGtagataaattgtattttttatttagtttttaaataacttaattacgTTCCATAGATTTTATACgataaacaaaaaattcaaaCCTTTATATAAACTCAATTAAGTGTTTCATGATTTAAACATTAAGGTAACGAGTGTTGACAGTCTTCAAAGTCATTCCATTTGAACATAAGGAGGAGAACATgtagttttaaaacttttaggtACATATTTTATGTGCTGCGTTATCAATTTCCGCTTGATTCTTTTTAACAAAGCATTGAGAGCTGATTTAGTTAAAAAGTtcacattacatatttttacttttattttatttgtcagtACATTCTATTGATAAACAcactttgataatttaaaaactaaactttATGAAGATAAATAAACTCGTTCGACATGATATGAAACAAATCAAtctataactttataaaatatttttgtttaagcaatttatatatgtatactatatcATGGCATACTAGTCGATTAACCTTTAGATCCAAGGAAAAATTTATTTCTCCTCTTTCCAcagttaaatatagaaaataactatTCAAACTCGACTAATTAAGGATCGCTGCCAAATGCATATCTTTGacacgttttattatatttatattcattcctTCGTCTAATCTTTGTTGCTATATTTATGaattgttaaatgttaatagctataatatatttagatttaaggTAGGGAACGCTTTGTGTGAAAAGGTGAGTTCTTGGAGGATATACCTTTGGAAATGCAACCATCGCCTttctatttctttgttttatttaaaatttgtaaactatTAAGTACACGATCTGATAAAAAAAgtcgctgagtttctttcaccggttcttAGGTCAGGGTTATGTTCTTTTCCGTACCGGTGATAGTTTTTAATGTaacaatcaatatttatttatatttaaatcttcttcttattaaatctattgaataaatgaatttgaattgaatgtGTAACGATATTAagatactaattataattttattgttttgtttttgatcAATGTCAAccgttgaaattataatttacacacagtaaataaaatcgttttttttttactttaataaaacctaAAATTACTGCAATACCTTTTACGACTGAAACTTCAATACGCCGTTCAACGTAGACGTTTTTAGGTGAGATATTATTACGGTTAAACCGCTGacgtataaaataacataagccaaaacaatagaaaaaataaacacaacgcGTTAGGTATAACTATTTGACAAATGTTATTTCAATGTCTCGACTGGCTGACTCGACTGCTATTAGTCATAGACACTCAAAATTCGAAGGTTacctatattatgtaattaaaaaaaaacctgtttttACAACGCCGCGATTCCATTTTATACTTACATAACAAGCAAGTtaagatgatattttattatggtaAATAATGCTATGTCATGGTTATAAGGCAAGACTTTTATCacagtatatattatgtataaatataatattaaaattcggtcttataatgataatgtatttataaacagtTCTTCTTAATCTagcataataaaaaatttgcaTTTAATGACTCagaaattttttatcaaattttatttttaaaagtcattTATTGACGTGCTTATATTtggaacacaaattaagcgcatgataAATCAGCGGTGGTAGCTCGAATTTATACCTAGGCCTACAAGGCACctgccttatttattttattttattattgatgtatcaattgtgttattaagaatatttaagcaagagcaagctgatctcctggctaaactctttgccgacaattccgtcatcgatgattgtagtgcgcagccaccaacaataccttcatgtggccacacgatgcctgacatcaaaatcaggcaacgtgatgtgcgtgcggagctgcaatcactcgatatacggaaagctagcggttatttatagaattgtgaagcgcaaccatcaactaaaacacgaaggctacgcttgtgtaggaagctggcaatccaggtgcatagctgagcaggcagactatatgccggtagcttggagagaagacttctgtgccagaccctgtcgaaagccttggagatatcaaggctgacagccaacgattctccacgcTTGTCGTAGCTtaaccccagaggtgtgttacgtacgctagaagaccacctgtggaccgttttggtcgaaacccgtactgacgatcattaattagacagtgatcttctaggtaatggatcagttggttgtttaaaatccgttccatcaccttacaaagtattgaggtgatagctattggccgataatatGCTGGGTCaaaccgatccccttttttgggaaccgcttgcacattagctcttctccaagcctccagtatacatcccgaagagagagaaagttggaacaggcgcgttaacacaggagacagctccactgcgcacttcttcagcaccatggctggtattccatcgggaccgctagctttccgtacatcaagtgattgcagctccgcacgcacatcacgttgcctgattttgatgtcaggcatcgtatggccacatgaaggtattgtaggtggcagcgcactacaatcatcgatcacagagttgtcggcaaagagttaagccaggaggtcggctttctcctgcggactgtgagctagcgatccgtccggatttctgagcggtggcagcgaaggttggcagaaattgttttgcacagacttggtcagacgccagaagctacgggagcccctaggatgcgaaataaggtcatgaccaatctgtacaatgcgctgtgcatccgctctcgtgtatgccttcctacaggacttggaatttttattgtagtttgctttcagtgagtcaatgttagatgccctgctaatgc
This region includes:
- the LOC126775256 gene encoding LOW QUALITY PROTEIN: cytochrome P450 3A19-like (The sequence of the model RefSeq protein was modified relative to this genomic sequence to represent the inferred CDS: substituted 1 base at 1 genomic stop codon) — encoded protein: MFDDRIEKFFGHLFRETRKNRSTETTLKKDFVDLILGWEKQQYITGDSFSNNQTNDKKIXIIEVNEDLLVAQCTLFFAAGFETTSSTINYLLYELAKNKQAQERLIEEVDAYFKKHGDIKYECITELPYIEACIEEALRLYPVLPVITREVMNSYTLPTGLRLQKGDRVHIPIDYIHRQPENFPDPTVYRPERFFGDEKKKIKPYTYMPFGEGPRVCIGARFARMVMYAGLLTIFRKYRTELGDNMPDTLEFKPVSPVLQATINMYVKFIPREI